DNA from Daucus carota subsp. sativus chromosome 1, DH1 v3.0, whole genome shotgun sequence:
GATGTATTCTCTTGCAGGGATTTGGAGCACTGTACTTGGTGTCAGCCTTCCCCATCATAATTGGTATATCCGTAGTATTAATTCTGTTTTACAATTCTCTACAGTAATCTTTCAGCTCGGATAGTTGGATGTATATTCTGCATGGCTTGCGATTGCAAagggttaaaaaaaatatccccCGATCCCACTAATTTTTGTATATTGTAATAATAGTGTAATACGATAATTTCATTTTGTGCCACCTAGAACTTGGTTTTACTTTAAGCTTCCATATTGTTGTCAGTTGTCACTGAGTTCTTACTGGTTCAAACCACAGTTTCTTGCATGTCTAAGAGGATTTCAATTCAATATAGTACATCTCTCGGAACGTCTCCTCATGTAattgtattaaatattataatcagaTTGTGTTACTGCAAGCacgatttatatttttataagctGCAGCTCATATCTATAACATTCCCCCTCTCTCGAAAGCCCGCGAGTCTgagctctgatatcatgttaagcGACTAATTCTCTCAAAACTTTAAGGTGTTAGGAGGaagctctgatatcatgttaagcGACAAATTCTCTCAAAACTGGAGGAAGGTTTACCATGATCATATTATATCCTAACAATAATTTGGCAGCCAATTTATATAGTTGTGGAGTGTGTGCAACTGTATGCCTGTTCTATAGTAATAAAAAACGATAGGACATGGAAGGCACTACTGAGATATGGCCTGCTGGGGACATGCTATCCACGTTCCATGGTGATCAAGCTGTATCTCCTTCTTAAGAGCTTCAACCCGTCTTCTAATCATTACAGTTTTCATTCTCAATCACAATGGCATTCCTTCATTCTGATGAATTCTTCTGCTCAGACCATCCTGTGGCAGAGGAAGCCTACACCCAACTCGCAGCTGTCTTTACGCAGGTCAGAAAACAGAATCAGTCGGAGTTCTTTACCATAGAGAAACCTCAAGTGCCAATGGAGGAAAGTCTGCAGAAAGAAAGGCAAATTTCTGTGGATCCGGTATCCATGAAAGAATCCAGAAAGGCACCTATTTTGATCGAATCACCCAAAAAAGAGTCCCGAATGATGCTACCTGTAATCGATTCTCCAAAAGATTACGGTATGCCTCCTCTGCCTCTCCCGCCTGGAAAATCCAGGTTCTTGAGCTATAGCCTCCCAGGTTCTGCTGCTTCATCGCCTAAATTCAGCTCAGCTATACCGAAGAAGAAGCCCCATGGTCAAGCATTGAAGTCTGTCGCTCGTCAACATTCTGTTGCACTATCTAATCTTGCTCAGCTGCGTGAGAAACACTTTGAAAGGAGCAAGTCTTGTGGTGAAACCAGAATCTCTGCAGTAAACGATGAATTTGATCTTTGGTTAACTGACGCGAACAGCAGGCGCTACAGCTTTCCTTCAAGTACTGAAACAAGAAATGATCAGCATCATGGGAGGCAAATTATGCTGGATTCTAACGACGATGACAACTTCAAATGCGGGGCGATGTGCTTGTTCTTGCCGAGCTTTGGCAAGGGAAAACCAGTGAGATCACGAAAGGAGTTGCCAGAAAAGCCCCATGTGATCTCCAGGAGTGTTTCTCTGGAGAAATTTGAATGTGCATCTTGGTCTTCATCAGCCCTCATGCATGACAATGGTAACGGCGATTCTTCCAAATTCTTTGACCTGCCATTGGAGCTGATTCAGTGCAGTGAAAACGACGCGAATTTGCCAGTGAGAGCAGCTTTCGTGTTTGAGAAGGATCGGAAGGGCATTATGAAGAATGTTGCATCAAGAGGGACAGGCAGAAAGTCCCATGAATCATCTCGCAATGTTCGTTTTTCGAGTGCATCCCAGGCTCCTCAGCAGCCAACTTCAGCAGCACCATCACCCTGCATTACTCCTAGATTACTGAAGGCTAGGGAGGATTTTAATGCCTTCTTAGAAGCACAGAGTGCCTAGTGCATTACCAATGGACTATAACTTGATCAAATGTATAATCAATGTCAGGGGGGATCTAGAAGTAATTTCTTCGGAAAAAAATTGTAGGATGTCCCCGTGCCTTTTGCTAAATGTCTGTCTATTTGCGTGCAGCAAAGATTTAAAAGTgtgaaaacaaaagaaaatttaagaaGATTAAGCTTCACAATAATTGTCTTTCAGGTCTGTATGCGAACCATCACAGATTTAGCTGAAGGATTTTTGTAACATAAAGGTACTTAAAGATTCACGAGCATTGACATATTTCCAACACAAGAAACTAGGTTCCAAGAAGTCCATT
Protein-coding regions in this window:
- the LOC108207273 gene encoding uncharacterized protein LOC108207273; its protein translation is MAFLHSDEFFCSDHPVAEEAYTQLAAVFTQVRKQNQSEFFTIEKPQVPMEESLQKERQISVDPVSMKESRKAPILIESPKKESRMMLPVIDSPKDYGMPPLPLPPGKSRFLSYSLPGSAASSPKFSSAIPKKKPHGQALKSVARQHSVALSNLAQLREKHFERSKSCGETRISAVNDEFDLWLTDANSRRYSFPSSTETRNDQHHGRQIMLDSNDDDNFKCGAMCLFLPSFGKGKPVRSRKELPEKPHVISRSVSLEKFECASWSSSALMHDNGNGDSSKFFDLPLELIQCSENDANLPVRAAFVFEKDRKGIMKNVASRGTGRKSHESSRNVRFSSASQAPQQPTSAAPSPCITPRLLKAREDFNAFLEAQSA